ATATGTTACAGGGGATACGACTAAAGGTATAAGAATGTATGCATTAAATAATAACCCCCTTACCTATGGAGATATCTGTACAGGCGGAGTTAAAGGCGGGCCTAAGACTGCATGTGAGGTACACGCAGATGGCGAGATATGGTCTGCCACGCTATGGGATATTAGAAAGGTTTATATTGGGAAGTATGGTTATGCCATAGGTAAGAAGAAGGTAGAGCAACTTGTTGTGGATGCGATGGAGCTTTCGTTGCCGAGCCCATCAATGTTAGATATGCGTGATGCTATACTCCTTGCTGACTTTGTAGACCCAGACAGCAAGGGCAGCAATCTTACTATGATTTGGAAGGTTTTTGCAAAAAGGGGGATGGGGTGGACAGCATTTACTACAGATCATAATGACATGAATCCTATTGAGGCTTTTAATATCCCGGGTGTCTTTGATAGTCCTGACCCAATCAGTCCAAATGGGGACGGGGTTAAAGATACTACAACAATCTCATCAAATTTTTTAAGATTTCGGACATGGAACGTAATAATTAAGGATTCAGCAGGTAATATTGTTAAATCCTGCACAGGGGTGGGTATGGCTGCAAGTTGTGTTTGGGATGGTAAAAATACAGTGGGGCAGGTTCTCCCTGATGGCGTATATTCCTATACTTTAGAGGTAAAAAGTGTGATTAATAATTCCATGATCCCATTGGCATCCGGGACAGTTACGATAGATACTGCCTCTCCTTCGGGATCTATTAGTATAGAGGGGAACAATGCATGGACAAAGACCTCCTTAGTTACCCTTACACTAAATTGTAGTGATGGTTCCGGTAGCGGATGTGCTGATATGCGGCTTTCAAATGATGGTGTCTTTGATACTGAACCGTGGGAACCGTTTGCAGTAAGTAAGGCATGGATACTGTCATCCGTAGATGGTAATAAGGCAGTCTATCTCCGTTACAGGGATAAGGCAGGCAACAGGTCATCAATGCTTGTTGACTGGATTAAGTTAGATACCGTAAAGCCTGTAATCACAAGTGTCTCTGATACACCTGACCCGTTGAGACATCATCTCGGAGAGGTGAGCACTATTAGTTTCAATATCTCTGATAATTTGTCCGGCACATGCAAGGCAGTGATAAAAATATTCAACCCCTCTGCTGTTCTTGTCAGGACAATACTGACAACCTATAACGCCTCCTGTCCCGTCGGCGGAGCAGCAGGTTCTGTTATCTGGGATGGCAAGGACACCGGTGGTACACTTGTTCCATCCGGTACTTATAGCTACAAGGTACAGGCAGTAGACAAGGCACTGAACTGGTCATTTATCAAGAGCGGGACGATTACAGTGGAGTAGCCGGCGAAAGCGACAAAAATAATTGATTTATTTAAACGTACTTTGTATGTTAGTAAACATAATATCCTGCATGAAGTAGGTACTATTGGAAGAATTCGATTAGCCGAACTCCATTGGTATTAGGCGCATGGCCTTGGTAAGAAAGAAATAAAGCGAAAAAGATATCTGGAGTAAAGTATGAGAAAAACCAAAAAATCCTCAGCAGAATTTGCAGTTTGTATCAACAATGAGGGATATCCAGCATCATTAGAGCTGCATAAAATCTACCGTGTAATTCCAGATGAAGATGCTTCTGCTGATGGAGACGTTCGTGTAGTTGATGAGAGTGGAGAAGATTATTTGTATCCTGCCTCCTATTTCGTCCCAATCAAGTTACCCCAGATGGTGGAAGAATCATTGCTTATTGCTTCCTAATTCATCCCCACGTGACGCCGACAATAAAGGTCAGCGCTACGTCTGCAAGATTCTGGGGACACTATACTGAATTTTCTGAGCAGGCCGGGGCCGCTTTCATTATGTTTGAGGAATAGGTAACGCATATATGTTTACTGTCGAATAAGTCAGTAGATTCTGGAGATGGTTCGGCTGCCTCCCTTATAGTGATCTCTCCTCTGGTGTAACTGTCTCCAACATATTTTTCTGCCCCAAGCCTTAGAAATTTTCATGTAAAATTTTCTGTTGCATTATTAGCAGACTGATGATAATATTTTTTTCCGCAGCAAGACTATTATTACAACGTGATAACCAAGGGGAAGGTGATATGAATATACATGAATTTCAGGCAAAGAGTTTGTTCAGGCAGTACAATATTACGGTACCGAACGGGAAGGCGGTTTATTCGGTTGATGAGGCAGCAGAGTATGCACAGGAGGTGGTAACAGACGTTGCGGTTGTTAAGGCCCAGATACATGCGGGCGGCAGGGGAAAGGCAGGCGGGGTTAAGCTTGCTAAGGAGAAGAAGGATATTGCGGTTTATGCAAAAGAGCTTCTGGGGAAGACACTTGTAACGCACCAGACAGGGCCTGAAGGAAGGTGCGTAAGAAAGATATTGATTGAAGAGGGTATCGGTATTGCAAAGGAGCTTTATTTAAGTATCCTTGTTGACCGCACCTACAGCAGGCCGGTGTTTATCACAAGCCTTGAAGGCGGGATGGAGATAGAAGAGGTTGCAGAGAAGACACCTGAAAAGGTTATCAAAGAATATATTGACCCTTCTGTCGGCTTTCAGCAGTTCAACGGCAGGAACATGGCGTTCAGGCTTGGCCTTGCCCCTGAGATAATCAAGCAGTTTGTTCCGATGGCAGGGAATCTTTACAGACTGCTTAAAGAAAAAAACGCATCTTTAATCGAGATTAATCCGCTTGTTATTACAAAGGATAACAGGCTGATTGCCCTTGATGGAAAGATGAGTTTTGATGATAATGCATTGTTCAGGAGCGAGGATGTTAAGGCGTTCCGTGACCTTGATGAAGAGGAAGAGCTTGAGATTGAGGCATCCAAACACGGGCTTAATTATGTAAAGCTCAACGGTAATATCGGGTGTATGGTGAACGGCGCAGGTCTGGCAATGGCTACTATGGATGTAATAAAGCTTGCCGGCAGTGAGCCGGCAAACTTTCTTGATGTCGGGGGGGGAGCATCTAAGGAGACGGTTAAACATGCCTTCCAGATATTACTGGCAGATAAGAATGTAAAAGGTGTGTTTGTAAATATATTCGGCGGAATTGTGAGATGCGAGAGGATCGCAGGCGGTATTATTGATGCGGCAAAAGAGGTTGAGATTAAGGTGCCTCTTGTTGTAAGGCTTGCAGGTACAAATGCCACAGAGGGGCTTGAGATGCTGCAAGGCTCAGGGCTTAATCTTGAAGTGGCCTCGGATATATGGGAAGGGGCACAGAAGGTAGTTAAGTTGGTAAGCAGGTAGCAGAAGTAAGATGTTAGAAGTCAGAAGCAAGAAATAAGAAGCAAGAAAAACACAAAAAAGGAAGAAGGAGAAAAAATGAGTATCCTTGTTAATAAATCTACAAGACTGATGGTGCAGGGTATAACCGGTAAGGAGGGGTCGTTTCATACCAGTGCGTGTCTGGAATATGGGACGAATATTGTGGCAGGTGTTACGCCGGGAAAGGGCGGGACTGATTTTGAGGGGGTTCAGGTATTCAATACAGTGAAAGAGGCTGTTCTATCAACGGCTCCGAATGTTTCTATGATATTTGTGCCGCCGCCGTTTGCCGCAGATGCAATCATGGAGGCTGTGGATGCTGAGATTCCGTTGATTGTGTGTATTACAGAGGGCATTCCTGTTATGGACATGGTTAATGTAAAGAGATTCATGGCAGGGAAGAAGAGCAGGCTTATCGGTCCTAACTGCCCGGGTATCATAACACCGGATGAGTGTAAGATTGGGATTATGCCTGGCTTTATTCATAAGAAGGGCAGGATAGGGGTTATATCAAGAAGCGGGACACTTACTTATGAGGCGGTATGGCAGTTGACAAGGGTTGGGCTTGGTCAGTCAACATGTATCGGCATCGGCGGTGACCCTGTAAATGGTACGAATTTTATTGATCTGCTTGGGATGTTTGAAAAGGACAGTGAGACAGATGCGATTGTTATGATAGGTGAGATAGGCGGGGATGCCGAGGAGCGTGCTGCAGAGTACATAAAGGCCAATGTCACCAAGCCTGTTGTAGGTTTTATCGCCGGTATTACAGCCCCTCCCGGAAGAAGGATGGGCCATGCAGGCGCAATAATCTCAGGCGGCAAGGGCACGGCATCAGAAAAGATGGCAGCAATGGAAAAGGCCGGTATCCATGTAGTAAGAAACCCTGCATTAATTGGACAGACCGTTGTTGAAGCCCTAAATAAGTGAATCGTGAATGGTGAATGGTGAATCGTAAAAGAATTCTTGTCAACCATTCACCATTCACCGTTTTCCATTCACTATTCACTATTCACCATTCACTGTATTTAACAGCTTTTCCACAGCTATTCCACAGCTAATCCACAAAATAGTGTGGATGGGTAATAAAAAAATCACAATATATAGAAATTTTCTCTTGACAATGAATTTTGTCTGGTATACACTTCCCATCACTTCAATTAATAAATCACATAAAAATTAACCACATAATTTTAACAATAATTTTTATTTAAAGGAGGGTATCTATGCCGACAAAAGAAATTATAGAGCCTTTGCTTTCTCAAAATGCCATGAAGGTACTTGAGAAACGTTATCTTGCAAAAGATGACAAGGGGAAGGTAGTTGAGACTCCGGTGGACCTCTTCAGGAGGGTAGCAGTGAATATTGCCAAGGGGGATATTACCTATAACCCGGAAGCGGATATTGCAAGGACTGAAGAAGAGTTCTACAGGATGATGGTACGGAAGGAGTTTCTGCCTAATTCACCTACACTGATGAATGCAGGGAGGGAGCTTCAGCAGCTTTCAGCATGTTTTGTATTACCTGTTGAGGATTCAATGGAGGGGATATTTGAATCTGTAAAACAGGCGGCTATCATCCATAAATCAGGCGGCGGCACAGGGTTCTCCTTCTCAAAGCTCAGACCTAGAAATGATGTGGTGCGCACCACAGGCGGTGTTGCATCCGGTCCTGTGTCTTTTATGAAGGTCTTTAATCACGCTACTGAGGCAGTAAAACAGGGCGGGACAAGACGCGGGGCAAACATGGGGATACTCAGGGTAGACCATCCTGATATTTTCGATTTTATGGATTGTAAGTCTAATGACAGTGATATTACCAACTTTAATATAAGCGTGGCCCTCACTGACCGGTTTATGGAGGCATTGGAGAAGGATGAAGACTATGAACTTCTCAATCCGAGGACCGGTGAGATTGTATCAACAATTCCTGCAAGAGAGGTGTTCGATAAGATTGCATCTAATGCATGGAGGAATGGAGAGCCTGGCCTGTTTTTTATAGACACAACAAACAGGGCCAATCCAACCCCCCATGTCGGCAGGATAGATGCAACAAACCCTTGCGGGGAACAGCCGCTTATACCTTATGAGTCCTGTAATCTTGGGAGCATCAACCTTGAATTACATACAGCGCATGTTGACGGCAGTTTTGTTATTGATTGGGACAGGCTTGAACGTACAATACGCAGGTCTGT
The sequence above is a segment of the Nitrospirota bacterium genome. Coding sequences within it:
- a CDS encoding M36 family metallopeptidase produces the protein MTNFIHDYFFKLGFDEAAGNFQRKNISGFGFGNDEVQADAQDGWGTGQRNNANFYTPPDGGGTSGGKPRMQMYLFNSPRLADGDFDGDVIIHEYTHGLSNRLVGGAGNVTALGGIQSGAMGEGWGDWFAASIYNKPVFGEYVTGDTTKGIRMYALNNNPLTYGDICTGGVKGGPKTACEVHADGEIWSATLWDIRKVYIGKYGYAIGKKKVEQLVVDAMELSLPSPSMLDMRDAILLADFVDPDSKGSNLTMIWKVFAKRGMGWTAFTTDHNDMNPIEAFNIPGVFDSPDPISPNGDGVKDTTTISSNFLRFRTWNVIIKDSAGNIVKSCTGVGMAASCVWDGKNTVGQVLPDGVYSYTLEVKSVINNSMIPLASGTVTIDTASPSGSISIEGNNAWTKTSLVTLTLNCSDGSGSGCADMRLSNDGVFDTEPWEPFAVSKAWILSSVDGNKAVYLRYRDKAGNRSSMLVDWIKLDTVKPVITSVSDTPDPLRHHLGEVSTISFNISDNLSGTCKAVIKIFNPSAVLVRTILTTYNASCPVGGAAGSVIWDGKDTGGTLVPSGTYSYKVQAVDKALNWSFIKSGTITVE
- the sucC gene encoding ADP-forming succinate--CoA ligase subunit beta, giving the protein MNIHEFQAKSLFRQYNITVPNGKAVYSVDEAAEYAQEVVTDVAVVKAQIHAGGRGKAGGVKLAKEKKDIAVYAKELLGKTLVTHQTGPEGRCVRKILIEEGIGIAKELYLSILVDRTYSRPVFITSLEGGMEIEEVAEKTPEKVIKEYIDPSVGFQQFNGRNMAFRLGLAPEIIKQFVPMAGNLYRLLKEKNASLIEINPLVITKDNRLIALDGKMSFDDNALFRSEDVKAFRDLDEEEELEIEASKHGLNYVKLNGNIGCMVNGAGLAMATMDVIKLAGSEPANFLDVGGGASKETVKHAFQILLADKNVKGVFVNIFGGIVRCERIAGGIIDAAKEVEIKVPLVVRLAGTNATEGLEMLQGSGLNLEVASDIWEGAQKVVKLVSR
- the sucD gene encoding succinate--CoA ligase subunit alpha, with product MSILVNKSTRLMVQGITGKEGSFHTSACLEYGTNIVAGVTPGKGGTDFEGVQVFNTVKEAVLSTAPNVSMIFVPPPFAADAIMEAVDAEIPLIVCITEGIPVMDMVNVKRFMAGKKSRLIGPNCPGIITPDECKIGIMPGFIHKKGRIGVISRSGTLTYEAVWQLTRVGLGQSTCIGIGGDPVNGTNFIDLLGMFEKDSETDAIVMIGEIGGDAEERAAEYIKANVTKPVVGFIAGITAPPGRRMGHAGAIISGGKGTASEKMAAMEKAGIHVVRNPALIGQTVVEALNK